CTCGTGCGGACTACGCAGCGGCTATTGTTGACGCAAACTGCCTCAGCAAGCCCACAAGTTCTACGCGCCGACTGACGAACCAGCGCTTGGGCGAACTCTACGCGCTTGACGCGTCTGTTCCTATCTTTCGCGTCCTGCGGAGGCTTTGGTCAATCGATGATCAAGGGCGCCCTCTCCTCGCGCTCCTTTGCGCGCTGGCCCGCGATCCCCTCTTGGCAGCAACTGCATCCGCTGTAATTCCTCTTCCGCACGGCGCTGAGTTCCTGCGCGGTCCGTTGAAGTCAGCCTTGTGCGCGGCCGTGGGCACCCGTCTTAACGAATCGATTCTCTCGAAGGTTGTCCGGAACGCGGCGAGTTCGTGGACGCAGTCGGGACACCTTCAAGGTCGGACGCTAAAAACTCGCCAGCTGGTTCGAGCCACGCCTGCATCGGTTGCCTTCGCCCTTTGGCTCGCGTATGCAGCCGGGTTTCGAGGAGAGGAGCTGCTGACGTCCGGATGGATCGCGGTGCTCGACTGTTCGCTACTCGCTGCCCGCGAACTTGCTCTCGGCGCCAAGCGGCTAGGACTGATTGATCTTCGCATAGCAGTCGACGTCTTCGAGGTGGGACTCGATCGTCTGGATCCGTGGAGGACTAGGAGTTGACCGATGGGCCGAATTGAGGATCTTGCGGAGCGGTACGCCCAGCACATCGCCACGGCTTGGCAACGGACCGTTGCTGGCGCACAGCGAGTGGTAATGGTGGTCTACGACAAGGAACTTGAGCGTGCGCTCCGGGCCCGCAAGCTGGCGTTTGAAAACGCGACTCGACACGCAGGTCACGACTGGTTTGAGGTCGACATCACGGACGCGTTCGCAGTATGGATGGCTGCCGACGAGTATCGTGAGCCCTACTTTGAATCGCCAGAGGATCTCCAACTCAAGCTCGATGCTGAATTCGCCGAATTCGTGGCAGATCGTATTCGCGCCGCGCTGACGCACCCAGAAGCCACTGAAAGTTCAGTTGTGGCCGTCTTCGGAGTCGGGGCTCTGTTTGGTTTTACGCGCCTATCAAAGGTTCTCAAGCTTGTGGAAGGCGATATCCGCGGAAGACTCGTCATTTTCTTCCCGGGGGAATACGACAACAACAACTACCGCCTACTCGATGCCCGTGATGGTTGGAATTACCTGGCCGTGCCGATCACGTTGCACGGTTCTGGAGGCTCGCAATGAAGATCAAGGAAATCCTGCAGCGCGATCCAGGTCAGCCGCTTGTCAATAAGGGCCAAGCTCGGATTGCCGACAAGACGGATGCAAAGGTTTTGGAGGAACTCAAGGGCGAACTCGAAACCTTCGTATGCGAGGGGCAGTTTGCCGATGGCATCCAGCGAATCGTCTCTTCGTACCTGAGTGACGTCGGGAAAACGAGTCAGAAGGCGGTTTGGGTCAGCGGCTTCTTCGGCAGTGGCAAATCGCATTTCCTCAAGATGCTGGCCCATCTTTGGCAAGACACGCAGTTCCCGGATGGGTCGGCCGCGCGGAGCCTCGTCCCTTACATGCCCGATGAACTCCAAGCTTTGCTCCGGGAGCTAGATACCGCTAGTAGGCGTGAGGGCGGGCTGCTTGCGGCAGCCGGCTCCCTTCCGAGCGGTACAACAGAGAACGTCCGCCTTACAGTTCTTGGCGTGGGTCTCCGGGCTGTAGGCCTACCAGAACACTATCCGCAAGCACAATTCTGCCTGTGGCTCCACAAGGAAGGTTACCTGGACCGCGTCAAGGCAAGTGTCAAAGCCGCCGGCAAATCCTGGGAATCGGAGCTCAACAATCTGTACGTCAGCGCACCGATTGCACGTGCAGTGCTTGAGTGCGACCCGAACTTCGCACCAAAGGAGGCCGATGCGCGGAAGACTATCCGCGACCAATTCCCGCCACAGCAGAACGACATTACAACCGCAGACTTTCTGTCTACGCTCAAGCGTGCCCTCATGCTCGTCGGACGTGATGGGAAGCTACCTTGCACCGTGCTTGTGCTCGACGAAGTACAGCAGTACATCGGCGACTCTACAGAACGCTCGACTCTAATCACCGAAGTAGCGGAGGCAGTTTCCAAGCAGTTTGACAGCCGCGTCATCATTGTCGCTGCGGGACAAAGCGCTCTGACGGAAGTGCGCCTGCTTCAGAAGCTCATGGATCGCTTTACGATCCGAGTGCCGCTATCCGATGCCGACGTGGAGACGGTCACGAGAAAGGTGCTCCTTCAGAAGAAGCCGACCGCCGTTGCCGAGATCCAGAAGGTACTCGACTCGAATGCCGGTGAGGTCTCCCGTCAGCTCCAGGGAACTCGGATCGGTGAGCGTTCAGAAGACCGCGCAGTCATTGTCGATGACTTTCCGCTGCTGCCGGTTCGCAGGCGATTCTGGGAGAACTGCTTCCGGCAAATCGACGCCGCTGGCACGAAGAGCCAGCTCCGTTCGCAACTTCAGATCATCCGCGACGCCGTGGCCAAGATCGCGAATCAACCGCTCAGTGCTGTTGTTGCGGCGGACGAACTCTACGAAGCGCTCGCACCGGAAATGGTGAACACGGGAGTTCTTCTGCGCGAGCTCAATGAGCGCATCATCAATCTTGGCAAGGACCGCAGTGCGGATGGGAAACTGGCCAGCCGCATATGCGGGCTGGTGTTTCTTATCGGCAGGCTCCCTCGCGAAGGCGGCGCTGATATTGGTGTACGGGCGACCAAGGAGCACATCAGCGACCTGATGATTGACGACCTCCGAGGC
The window above is part of the Candidatus Acidiferrales bacterium genome. Proteins encoded here:
- a CDS encoding BREX protein BrxB domain-containing protein, whose amino-acid sequence is MGRIEDLAERYAQHIATAWQRTVAGAQRVVMVVYDKELERALRARKLAFENATRHAGHDWFEVDITDAFAVWMAADEYREPYFESPEDLQLKLDAEFAEFVADRIRAALTHPEATESSVVAVFGVGALFGFTRLSKVLKLVEGDIRGRLVIFFPGEYDNNNYRLLDARDGWNYLAVPITLHGSGGSQ
- the brxC gene encoding BREX system P-loop protein BrxC, encoding MKIKEILQRDPGQPLVNKGQARIADKTDAKVLEELKGELETFVCEGQFADGIQRIVSSYLSDVGKTSQKAVWVSGFFGSGKSHFLKMLAHLWQDTQFPDGSAARSLVPYMPDELQALLRELDTASRREGGLLAAAGSLPSGTTENVRLTVLGVGLRAVGLPEHYPQAQFCLWLHKEGYLDRVKASVKAAGKSWESELNNLYVSAPIARAVLECDPNFAPKEADARKTIRDQFPPQQNDITTADFLSTLKRALMLVGRDGKLPCTVLVLDEVQQYIGDSTERSTLITEVAEAVSKQFDSRVIIVAAGQSALTEVRLLQKLMDRFTIRVPLSDADVETVTRKVLLQKKPTAVAEIQKVLDSNAGEVSRQLQGTRIGERSEDRAVIVDDFPLLPVRRRFWENCFRQIDAAGTKSQLRSQLQIIRDAVAKIANQPLSAVVAADELYEALAPEMVNTGVLLRELNERIINLGKDRSADGKLASRICGLVFLIGRLPREGGADIGVRATKEHISDLMIDDLRGDNARLRADVERTLAKLVSQGVLMRVGDEYRLQTKEGSEWDREFRNSQTKLSNDDTSIQLRRDALLYAEADRIVRGLKIVQGAAKEPRTLLIFRDQNPPQVSGDGIPIWIRDAWSCAEKEVVEAARRAGTGGPIIYVFIPRQSADDLRKLIVDADAAQNTLDAKGAPTSAEGQEARLSMQSRRDLAVKQRDDLVKQIVANAKVFQGGGNELLQATLEERLREAAEASLIRLFPGFKEADASGLAWEAAIKRAREGADQPFQAVGHAGATEQHPVPQQVLTTIGAGKTGSEIRKSLRASPYGWPQDAIDAALIALHRSQHITATLNGMPVPLGQLDQNKISKAEFRVEQTTLSVQDRLIIRKLIGSLKIPCKGGEEQIKATEFLTGLSTLAGGAGGAPPLPAQPSMVVIDDLMQLVR